The following coding sequences are from one Arcobacter sp. CECT 8986 window:
- a CDS encoding ExbD/TolR family protein has product MRRFSHKQHKEETEINLTPMLDVVFIMLIFFIVTTSFVKEAGVEVNRPSAKTSHQKSQANILIAIKNNDEIWIDKRMVDIRAVRSNIERMKASNSQNSVVVQSDKDARTGILVKVMDQVRLAGITNISISTLKN; this is encoded by the coding sequence ATGAGAAGATTTTCCCATAAACAGCATAAAGAAGAGACAGAGATAAACCTAACTCCAATGCTTGATGTAGTTTTTATTATGTTGATATTTTTTATTGTAACTACATCTTTTGTAAAAGAAGCAGGTGTCGAAGTAAATAGACCAAGTGCAAAAACAAGTCATCAAAAATCTCAAGCGAATATATTAATTGCAATAAAAAACAACGATGAGATATGGATTGACAAAAGAATGGTTGATATAAGAGCAGTTAGATCAAATATTGAAAGAATGAAAGCAAGTAATTCTCAAAATAGCGTAGTAGTACAATCAGACAAAGATGCAAGAACTGGTATTTTAGTAAAAGTTATGGACCAAGTAAGACTTGCAGGAATTACAAATATATCAATTTCAACACTAAAGAATTAG
- a CDS encoding energy transducer TonB: protein MRIFIAISLSFVISVSMFILMNEMTSTEGKALQKRSEPIQLTYLRDKKDTDIQKKKRIKPKEPVKKVEPKKLDMKTNLNKNLDKNVKIKPLSVNRNIDISSINSLSGAQVELGSNLLDANMLSALRRVNPRYPRKAKMRRQEGFVQLAFKIDAKGFVKDVKVVDSNPKGLFEQASIKAIKRWRFKPSKDDVEGSFKNATITFNFRLAR from the coding sequence ATGAGAATTTTTATTGCAATTTCATTATCTTTTGTAATTTCTGTTTCTATGTTTATTTTAATGAATGAAATGACATCAACAGAAGGTAAAGCTTTACAAAAAAGAAGTGAACCAATTCAACTTACATACTTAAGAGATAAAAAAGATACAGATATACAAAAGAAAAAAAGAATAAAACCAAAAGAACCAGTTAAAAAAGTTGAACCAAAAAAACTAGATATGAAAACAAATTTAAATAAAAATCTAGACAAAAATGTAAAAATAAAACCTCTTTCTGTAAATAGAAATATAGACATCTCTTCTATAAATTCACTAAGTGGTGCACAAGTAGAGTTAGGTTCAAATTTATTAGATGCAAATATGCTTTCAGCATTAAGAAGAGTAAATCCAAGATACCCAAGAAAAGCAAAGATGAGAAGACAAGAGGGATTTGTTCAATTGGCATTTAAAATTGATGCAAAAGGTTTTGTAAAAGATGTAAAAGTTGTAGATTCTAATCCAAAAGGTCTATTTGAACAAGCATCTATTAAAGCAATTAAAAGATGGAGATTTAAACCATCAAAAGATGATGTTGAAGGTAGCTTCAAAAATGCAACAATAACTTTTAATTTTAGGTTGGCAAGATGA
- a CDS encoding tetratricopeptide repeat protein, with protein sequence MIKKLLLVLTLMLGSSLYAAQHMSKSTYNSLTNAQKLMQENKFTKAKAILDELLKQDKNAYEKSYILQTLSNIYITDNKYEKVAKIYEEIIKLGAFEPKSIDNIKFSLAKIYLSIEKFEKSLKLSKSLVNSKFIKKEDIYENLTLGYYYNKKYKKAIEYSNIYMSSKKQNIKESWYKILYSSYIETKNYNGALSTMEKMVKLFNTNEQYWVQLASLYQQKNRLKKSLSTLELAYKNNVLTKKDNILYFINILLQNDVYNKAGVLLTKAVNENLIKEDKKIFEILVTCFINAKETNLAIKKLESSKFANENKYKMILANLYYNKEQYKKSINIVDSIKTKRNSKVDGERQILKALCYYELDNKKQSIRTLERVVNNPYHKKRARNILKELRS encoded by the coding sequence ATGATAAAAAAATTACTTTTAGTATTAACACTTATGTTAGGTTCTAGTTTATATGCAGCACAGCATATGTCAAAAAGTACTTACAATAGTTTAACAAACGCTCAAAAACTTATGCAAGAAAATAAGTTTACAAAAGCAAAAGCTATTTTAGATGAACTTTTAAAACAAGATAAAAATGCCTATGAGAAATCATATATTTTACAAACACTTTCAAATATTTATATTACAGATAATAAGTACGAAAAAGTAGCAAAAATATATGAAGAGATTATCAAATTAGGTGCATTTGAACCAAAAAGTATAGATAATATAAAATTCTCTTTAGCAAAAATATACCTTTCAATTGAGAAGTTTGAGAAGAGTTTAAAACTATCTAAAAGTTTAGTAAATAGTAAATTTATAAAAAAAGAAGATATTTATGAAAATTTAACTCTTGGATATTACTATAATAAAAAATACAAAAAAGCAATTGAGTACTCAAATATTTATATGAGTTCAAAAAAACAAAATATAAAAGAGTCTTGGTATAAAATTTTATACTCTTCATATATTGAAACAAAAAATTATAATGGTGCTTTATCTACTATGGAAAAAATGGTAAAACTATTTAATACAAATGAACAATATTGGGTTCAATTAGCTTCATTATATCAACAAAAAAATAGATTAAAAAAATCATTATCAACTTTAGAATTAGCATATAAAAACAATGTATTAACAAAAAAAGATAATATTTTATACTTTATAAATATTTTATTACAAAATGACGTTTATAATAAAGCTGGTGTTCTTTTAACAAAAGCTGTAAATGAAAATCTAATAAAAGAAGATAAAAAAATATTTGAAATATTGGTTACTTGTTTTATAAATGCAAAAGAGACAAATTTAGCAATAAAAAAACTTGAATCTTCAAAATTTGCAAATGAAAACAAATACAAAATGATACTTGCAAATCTTTACTACAATAAAGAGCAATACAAAAAAAGTATAAATATTGTTGATTCTATAAAAACTAAAAGAAATAGTAAAGTAGATGGAGAAAGACAGATACTAAAAGCTTTATGTTATTATGAACTTGATAACAAAAAACAAAGTATTAGAACACTTGAAAGAGTTGTAAATAACCCTTATCATAAAAAAAGAGCAAGAAATATATTAAAAGAATTAAGAAGTTAA
- a CDS encoding manganese efflux pump MntP, with amino-acid sequence MFEVIILAIALSMDAFAVSIGLGIKSNENLKVLALKAGLYFGFFQAFMPFIGYFGGVGLKDYIGGFDYWVAFILLFIIGGKMIYEAYEENTEDEIAKVSNKILLTLAIATSIDAMAAGFTLQLFDLNVYLSLLIIGVTTFIFSFIGVMIGSKGTSKYESKAEILGGIVLIIIGFKILLENL; translated from the coding sequence TTGTTTGAAGTTATTATATTAGCAATTGCTCTTAGTATGGATGCATTTGCTGTATCTATTGGTCTTGGTATAAAAAGTAATGAAAATCTAAAAGTATTAGCTTTAAAAGCTGGTTTATATTTTGGTTTTTTTCAAGCTTTTATGCCATTTATTGGATATTTTGGTGGGGTTGGGCTAAAAGATTATATTGGTGGATTTGATTATTGGGTTGCATTTATTCTACTATTTATTATTGGTGGAAAGATGATTTATGAAGCTTATGAAGAAAACACTGAAGATGAGATTGCAAAAGTTTCAAATAAAATACTACTAACATTAGCAATTGCAACAAGTATTGATGCAATGGCAGCTGGATTTACACTACAACTATTTGATTTAAATGTCTATTTATCACTTTTAATTATTGGAGTTACTACATTTATTTTTAGTTTTATTGGAGTTATGATTGGTTCAAAAGGAACTTCAAAATATGAGAGTAAAGCTGAAATTTTAGGTGGAATTGTATTAATAATTATAGGATTTAAAATATTATTAGAAAATTTATAA
- a CDS encoding TAXI family TRAP transporter solute-binding subunit codes for MKNRFFTISIPILLLIIASFYVTSKFVEPAPKKEITIATGSKDGEYYKTALEYKKLLEEEKVKVNILTSKGSIENIKLLEDNTADVAFIQNGTITSKETKDIKAIASTYYEPLWVFYRNEGYKIDYLIQLITKKISIGQVGSGTYDLSSQLLNDNGISKDNSKIFTYSQSEAKKLLLNKKIDAMFVVASHNSKTVKELLANPNINVFSFKRAKAYSRKYSYLQSIKLYEGTLDLYKNLPDEDINLLATTANLVVKNDFSQELIRILLKKVREVHSKKDLFSKENEFPNLTNLKLESNDEAKIYFKNGDTWLEKIFPYWIAANIDRLKIFLIPLITLMIPLLKGAFPLYQWSMRSKIYKWYDEVKEIESTISTSQKNQLEQQLEKIQQFQEEISKETKVPLSFMGEYYNLIMHINMIEQKIQTKLKSL; via the coding sequence ATGAAAAATAGATTTTTTACAATTTCGATTCCTATTTTACTTTTGATTATTGCTTCTTTTTATGTAACATCAAAATTTGTAGAACCTGCTCCTAAAAAAGAGATAACAATTGCAACAGGTTCAAAAGATGGTGAGTATTATAAAACTGCACTAGAGTATAAAAAATTACTAGAAGAAGAGAAAGTAAAAGTAAATATACTAACTTCTAAAGGTTCTATTGAAAATATAAAACTTTTAGAAGATAATACTGCGGATGTTGCTTTTATTCAAAATGGCACAATAACGTCTAAAGAGACAAAAGATATAAAAGCAATTGCTTCAACTTATTATGAGCCTTTATGGGTATTTTATAGAAATGAAGGCTATAAGATTGATTATTTAATTCAACTTATTACAAAAAAAATATCTATTGGACAAGTTGGCAGTGGCACTTATGATTTAAGCTCTCAATTATTAAATGATAATGGAATATCAAAAGATAACTCAAAGATTTTTACATATTCACAATCAGAAGCAAAAAAGCTTCTTCTAAATAAAAAAATAGACGCAATGTTTGTAGTAGCATCGCACAACTCAAAGACAGTAAAAGAACTACTTGCAAATCCAAATATAAATGTTTTTAGTTTTAAAAGAGCAAAAGCTTATAGTAGAAAATACTCATATTTACAATCTATTAAACTTTATGAAGGGACACTAGATTTATATAAAAACCTACCAGATGAAGATATTAACCTTCTTGCTACAACAGCAAATCTTGTAGTAAAAAATGACTTCTCACAAGAACTAATAAGAATATTACTAAAAAAAGTAAGAGAAGTTCATAGTAAAAAAGATCTATTTTCAAAAGAGAATGAATTTCCAAATCTTACTAATTTAAAACTTGAATCAAATGATGAAGCTAAAATATATTTCAAAAATGGAGATACTTGGCTTGAAAAAATATTTCCTTATTGGATTGCTGCAAATATCGATAGATTAAAGATATTTTTAATTCCTTTAATTACTTTGATGATTCCTTTATTAAAGGGTGCTTTTCCTCTTTATCAATGGAGTATGCGTTCTAAAATATATAAATGGTATGATGAAGTAAAAGAGATAGAAAGTACAATCTCAACATCACAAAAAAATCAATTGGAGCAACAATTAGAAAAAATCCAACAGTTTCAAGAAGAGATTTCAAAAGAGACTAAAGTTCCTCTATCTTTTATGGGTGAATACTACAATCTAATTATGCACATAAATATGATAGAACAAAAAATCCAAACAAAATTAAAATCCTTATAA
- the trpS gene encoding tryptophan--tRNA ligase — protein sequence MRILSGIQPSGTIHIGNYFGMIKKMIESQNDGELFAFLASYHALTSVKDKEALQNNMFEAAVNFLALGMDPEKSTFWVQHDVKEVLELYWILSNHTSMGLLERAHSYKDKTARGIQANHGLFSYPVLMAADILLYDVNVVPVGKDQIQHVEMTRDIANSFNHAYKQEVFVLPEAKVDEVVATVPGTDGAKMSKSYGNTIDMFASKKKLKKQVMSIVTDSKELDEAKEWNGCNIYKLCELFMNQDELLALQKRYETPGEGYGHFKLTLLDKINEHFEPYLEKREYYLNNKDEVRDILAHGASKARKIAQAKMEQVREIIGLKL from the coding sequence TTGAGAATATTATCAGGAATTCAACCATCAGGTACTATACACATTGGTAACTACTTTGGTATGATAAAAAAAATGATAGAATCGCAAAATGACGGTGAACTTTTTGCATTTTTAGCATCATACCATGCTTTAACATCAGTAAAAGATAAAGAGGCTTTACAAAACAATATGTTTGAAGCTGCTGTAAACTTTTTAGCTTTAGGAATGGACCCAGAGAAATCTACATTTTGGGTACAACACGATGTAAAAGAGGTACTTGAATTATACTGGATATTATCAAATCACACTTCAATGGGATTATTAGAAAGAGCGCACTCATATAAAGATAAAACTGCAAGAGGAATTCAAGCAAATCATGGATTATTCTCTTATCCTGTTTTAATGGCTGCGGATATTTTACTTTATGATGTAAATGTAGTTCCAGTAGGGAAAGATCAAATTCAACACGTTGAGATGACAAGAGATATTGCAAACTCTTTTAATCATGCTTATAAACAAGAAGTTTTTGTACTTCCTGAAGCAAAAGTTGATGAAGTAGTTGCAACAGTTCCTGGAACAGATGGAGCTAAAATGTCAAAATCATATGGAAATACAATTGATATGTTTGCAAGTAAGAAAAAACTAAAAAAACAAGTTATGAGTATTGTAACAGACTCAAAAGAGCTTGATGAAGCAAAAGAGTGGAATGGATGCAATATTTATAAACTTTGTGAACTATTTATGAATCAAGATGAATTATTAGCTTTACAAAAAAGATATGAAACTCCAGGTGAAGGTTATGGTCATTTTAAATTAACGCTACTTGATAAAATAAATGAACATTTTGAACCATACTTAGAAAAAAGAGAGTATTACTTAAATAATAAAGATGAAGTAAGAGATATCTTAGCACACGGTGCTTCTAAAGCAAGAAAAATTGCTCAAGCAAAAATGGAACAAGTAAGAGAGATTATCGGTCTTAAATTATAA
- a CDS encoding class I SAM-dependent methyltransferase, which yields MGLDLYSRIEQYLDFEDEVYSLHKEFMTFVMMNELDNIIDIGCGQGYFLENLKINGKKAFGIDLSVEQIKVCEQRGVDAKCMSLHDVKDKFDCATAIFDVVNYIPKNHLKEFFVDTYNVLNENGYYMFDVNSLYGFSVVADGSLTINREEKFIAVDAVYDEDELNTNIVLFDKQKDGLYKKEEDMITQYYHDIPSLKKVLTEVGFVVESVSDYNLHDFDKPDKHMLICKKVSK from the coding sequence ATGGGTTTAGATTTATATTCAAGAATAGAACAATACTTAGATTTTGAAGATGAAGTTTATTCACTACATAAAGAGTTTATGACTTTTGTAATGATGAATGAACTTGATAATATCATTGATATTGGATGTGGTCAAGGATATTTTCTTGAGAATCTTAAAATAAATGGTAAAAAAGCTTTTGGTATTGATTTAAGTGTTGAACAAATCAAAGTTTGTGAACAAAGAGGCGTAGATGCTAAATGTATGTCTTTACATGATGTAAAAGATAAGTTTGATTGTGCAACTGCTATTTTTGATGTAGTAAATTATATACCTAAAAATCATCTAAAAGAGTTCTTTGTAGATACTTATAATGTATTAAATGAAAATGGTTATTATATGTTTGATGTAAACTCACTATATGGCTTTAGTGTAGTTGCTGATGGAAGTTTGACTATAAATAGAGAAGAGAAGTTTATTGCCGTTGATGCTGTTTATGATGAAGATGAATTAAATACAAATATTGTTTTATTTGATAAACAAAAAGATGGTTTATATAAAAAAGAAGAAGATATGATAACTCAATATTATCATGATATTCCAAGTTTAAAAAAAGTTTTAACTGAAGTTGGTTTTGTTGTCGAGTCTGTAAGTGATTATAATTTACATGATTTTGATAAACCAGATAAACATATGTTAATTTGTAAAAAAGTATCTAAATAA
- the hisG gene encoding ATP phosphoribosyltransferase — MLTIALPKGRIAKETLDKFQKAFNEEFIFEDRKLILEKQNFRFLNVRNQDVPTYVMHGAADLGVVGLDVLEEKEYDLIKLLNLQLGKCKVAFGLRKGEELDFSKSEIRVATKHEKIAKKYFEQKAMAVEIIKLYGSIELAPLVGLSDCIVDIVETGTTMKQNGLEVGPTIMESSAHLIANKNSFYAKKDIILDLKNRIEKVL, encoded by the coding sequence ATGCTAACAATTGCATTGCCTAAGGGAAGAATCGCTAAAGAGACCTTAGATAAATTTCAAAAAGCTTTTAATGAAGAGTTTATATTTGAAGATAGAAAGTTAATATTAGAAAAACAAAATTTTAGATTTCTAAATGTAAGAAATCAAGATGTGCCAACTTATGTTATGCATGGAGCTGCTGATTTAGGTGTAGTTGGTTTAGATGTATTAGAAGAGAAAGAGTATGATTTAATAAAACTATTAAATCTACAGCTAGGTAAATGTAAAGTTGCATTTGGACTTAGAAAAGGTGAAGAGTTAGATTTTTCTAAAAGTGAAATTAGAGTTGCAACAAAACATGAAAAAATTGCTAAAAAATATTTTGAGCAAAAAGCAATGGCTGTTGAGATAATTAAATTATATGGTTCAATCGAACTTGCTCCTTTAGTTGGATTAAGTGATTGTATTGTTGACATAGTTGAAACAGGTACAACTATGAAACAAAATGGGCTTGAAGTTGGTCCTACAATTATGGAAAGTTCAGCACACTTAATTGCAAATAAAAACTCTTTTTATGCAAAAAAAGACATAATTTTAGATTTAAAAAATAGAATAGAAAAAGTACTTTAA
- a CDS encoding type III pantothenate kinase: MDGVLELILCDIGNTTFHLLVNNNEKRYLLDEKLPTFDEKVYFISVNDKGTASLEQTHNDIINLENYIDFETSYKGMGIDRKVACYGINDAIVVDAGSAITVDIMSNSEHKGGFILPGFKKIENLYTQISSKLDFDFNTKVNLDKIPLCTQDAISYAILQSIIEPIKNIRKEQQIIFTGGDGEFLSKYFKNSIYKKDLIFENMKRIIDANNCIA, from the coding sequence ATGGATGGAGTGTTAGAGTTGATTTTATGTGATATTGGAAATACGACATTTCATCTATTAGTAAATAACAATGAAAAAAGATATTTGTTAGATGAAAAACTACCTACATTTGATGAAAAAGTCTATTTTATTTCTGTTAATGATAAAGGAACTGCAAGTTTAGAACAAACTCACAATGATATTATTAATTTAGAAAATTATATAGATTTTGAGACTTCATACAAAGGTATGGGAATAGATAGAAAAGTTGCTTGTTATGGAATAAATGATGCAATTGTAGTTGATGCAGGAAGTGCAATTACTGTTGATATTATGAGTAATAGTGAGCATAAAGGTGGATTTATTTTACCAGGATTTAAAAAAATTGAGAATTTATATACTCAAATATCTTCTAAATTGGACTTTGATTTTAATACAAAGGTAAATTTAGATAAAATCCCCCTTTGTACACAAGATGCGATATCATACGCAATCTTACAATCAATAATAGAACCAATCAAAAATATAAGAAAAGAACAACAAATTATATTTACTGGTGGAGATGGAGAATTTTTAAGTAAATATTTTAAAAATAGTATCTATAAAAAAGATTTAATTTTTGAAAATATGAAAAGGATAATTGATGCTAACAATTGCATTGCCTAA
- a CDS encoding threonine/serine exporter family protein, producing MSNLTLTYEYQTKITQAIIRAAVLMLEYGAESKLIEQTTTRMGKALGVKSVEISLIPSAIVLTTLSNTNQSVTTTRQAHHKPINMSIVYDVQKLCINLEKYELGAEKTILLLKQVKPNYYNKWLVIFMIGLSCASFAYLRGADWQAFGITFIASAIAMFVRQQLAKHKFILIISFATTAFVATLIASLASHISTTPNVALSASVLLLVPGFPFINSFLDAVKGYLSMGWGRWMQATLLTLATSMGIIFAMAVLNMKGW from the coding sequence ATGAGTAACTTAACATTAACGTATGAATATCAAACGAAAATAACACAAGCAATAATTAGAGCCGCAGTACTAATGCTTGAATATGGTGCAGAAAGTAAACTAATAGAACAAACAACTACAAGAATGGGAAAAGCCTTAGGAGTAAAATCAGTAGAAATTTCACTTATTCCTTCTGCTATTGTTTTAACAACTCTATCAAATACAAATCAATCTGTAACAACAACAAGACAAGCACATCACAAACCAATAAATATGTCTATTGTTTATGATGTTCAAAAACTTTGTATAAATTTAGAAAAATATGAATTGGGTGCAGAAAAGACTATTTTATTACTAAAACAAGTAAAACCAAATTATTATAATAAATGGTTAGTTATTTTTATGATAGGACTTTCTTGTGCATCATTTGCTTATTTAAGAGGCGCAGATTGGCAGGCATTTGGCATTACATTTATTGCTTCTGCTATTGCTATGTTTGTTAGACAACAACTTGCAAAACATAAATTTATTTTGATTATCTCTTTTGCTACAACTGCTTTTGTTGCAACACTTATTGCAAGCTTAGCATCCCATATAAGTACAACTCCAAATGTTGCACTTTCTGCAAGTGTATTATTACTTGTACCTGGGTTTCCTTTTATAAACTCTTTTTTAGATGCAGTGAAAGGTTATTTAAGTATGGGTTGGGGACGTTGGATGCAAGCTACACTTCTAACATTAGCTACAAGTATGGGAATTATTTTTGCCATGGCTGTTTTAAATATGAAAGGTTGGTAA
- a CDS encoding threonine/serine exporter family protein yields MQDIIFKYILDAIFAAIPAVGFAMVFNVPRFALRFCALGGAIVYTLRSIFLDLGIYIEISTFLATLLFGTLAVYWSRKYIVPRPIYTVAAIIPLIPGTYAFDAVITLVEMNTHGVTPEHIALFIEDGLKAVSILGAISFGLALPSLYFLRYNRPII; encoded by the coding sequence ATGCAAGATATTATTTTTAAATATATTTTAGACGCAATATTTGCAGCAATTCCAGCAGTTGGTTTTGCAATGGTTTTTAATGTACCAAGATTTGCTTTAAGATTTTGTGCATTGGGTGGAGCAATAGTATATACCCTTAGATCAATATTTTTAGACTTAGGTATATATATAGAAATATCTACTTTTTTAGCAACTTTGCTTTTTGGAACTTTAGCAGTTTACTGGTCAAGAAAATATATTGTTCCAAGACCTATTTATACAGTTGCAGCAATTATTCCTTTGATTCCAGGAACATATGCTTTTGATGCTGTTATTACACTTGTAGAGATGAATACTCACGGTGTAACACCTGAACATATTGCACTATTTATTGAAGATGGTTTAAAAGCTGTTTCTATTCTAGGAGCGATTAGTTTTGGTCTTGCCTTACCTTCACTATATTTTCTAAGATATAATAGACCAATTATTTAA
- a CDS encoding SDR family oxidoreductase: MKAIVTGYSSGIGSAISKILEDNNYEVIKLKSRLDDKISLEKEIKQILKQSDINLLINCAGVGIFKPHEEISLDKIQELIDVNLTAPIILSNLCLRSLKKTKGHIINISSIEATRHSKFSALYTATKAGLRNFSLALFEELRKADVKVTNINPDLTKTNFFDEFNFEPSDNENAYLTPNQIAKQVFEIINFNGVITDITLRPQRLEIKKK; the protein is encoded by the coding sequence ATGAAAGCAATAGTTACAGGATATAGTTCGGGAATTGGAAGTGCTATATCTAAAATTCTTGAAGATAATAATTATGAAGTTATAAAGTTAAAAAGTAGACTTGATGATAAAATATCTTTAGAAAAAGAGATAAAACAGATACTAAAACAAAGCGATATTAATCTTTTGATAAATTGTGCTGGAGTAGGGATATTTAAACCGCATGAAGAGATAAGTTTAGACAAAATTCAAGAGTTAATTGATGTTAATTTAACTGCTCCTATTATTCTTTCTAATTTATGCCTTAGAAGTTTGAAAAAAACAAAAGGACACATAATAAATATATCTTCTATTGAAGCCACAAGACATTCAAAATTTTCAGCACTATACACTGCAACAAAAGCAGGACTTAGAAACTTTTCCCTTGCTCTTTTTGAAGAGTTAAGAAAAGCAGATGTAAAAGTAACAAACATAAATCCAGATTTGACAAAAACAAACTTTTTTGATGAGTTTAACTTTGAACCAAGTGATAATGAAAATGCCTATTTAACTCCAAATCAAATAGCAAAACAAGTTTTTGAGATAATTAACTTTAATGGGGTTATTACAGATATTACTTTACGACCTCAAAGATTAGAGATAAAGAAAAAATAA
- a CDS encoding DedA family protein gives MLLEAIINYIVETVGTLGYLGIFIMMFLESSFFPFPSEVVMIPAGYLVYKNEMNLALVLLSGVLGSLAGALFNYYLAIKYGRAFLIRYGKYFFISEETIQKVEYFFKEHGHISTFSGRLVPAVRQYISFPAGLAKMNLKTFSFYTLLGAAIWAIILTALGYFIGGNEELLKEYLYYILIAIFAFLIVLGYFYIKRRKK, from the coding sequence ATGTTGTTAGAAGCTATTATAAATTATATTGTTGAAACTGTTGGAACATTAGGGTATTTAGGTATTTTTATTATGATGTTTTTAGAAAGTTCTTTTTTCCCTTTTCCTAGTGAAGTAGTGATGATTCCTGCTGGATACTTAGTATATAAAAATGAGATGAATTTGGCTTTAGTTTTATTAAGTGGTGTTTTGGGAAGTTTAGCTGGAGCACTTTTTAATTACTATCTTGCAATAAAATATGGAAGAGCTTTTTTAATCAGATATGGAAAATATTTTTTTATTAGTGAAGAGACAATACAAAAAGTAGAGTATTTCTTTAAAGAGCATGGTCATATTTCTACATTTAGTGGAAGATTAGTTCCTGCTGTTAGACAATATATATCTTTTCCTGCTGGTCTTGCAAAAATGAATTTAAAGACTTTTAGTTTTTATACTTTGTTAGGTGCAGCAATTTGGGCAATAATTTTAACTGCACTTGGATATTTTATTGGTGGAAATGAAGAGTTACTAAAAGAGTATTTATACTATATTTTAATAGCAATATTTGCATTTTTGATAGTTTTGGGATATTTTTATATTAAAAGAAGAAAAAAATGA
- a CDS encoding NAD(P)H-dependent oxidoreductase, which produces MKKTLIILAHPNFEQSRLNKALINKIKDEENITINNIYSKYNSFSDIDVQKEQNLLLEHDRIVFQFPFYWFSSPGLLKDWQDKVLEYGFAYGSEGGKLSTKEFKVATTTGSPEFAYQSGSYMQVCMNELLKPFETMARFTRMTYTMPFYVYKALKITDEELENKADEYKKLLQSDEWSSSLSKYLNS; this is translated from the coding sequence ATGAAAAAAACACTTATTATTTTAGCTCATCCAAATTTTGAGCAATCTAGATTAAATAAAGCCCTAATAAATAAAATCAAAGATGAAGAAAATATCACAATAAACAATATCTATTCAAAATATAACTCTTTTTCTGATATTGATGTACAAAAAGAACAAAATTTATTATTAGAGCATGATAGAATTGTATTTCAATTTCCATTTTATTGGTTTAGTTCACCAGGACTTTTAAAAGATTGGCAAGATAAAGTTTTGGAATATGGATTTGCATATGGAAGTGAAGGTGGTAAACTTTCAACAAAAGAGTTTAAAGTTGCAACAACTACTGGCTCACCTGAGTTTGCTTATCAATCAGGCTCTTATATGCAAGTATGTATGAATGAACTTCTAAAACCATTTGAAACAATGGCAAGATTTACAAGAATGACTTACACTATGCCTTTTTATGTTTATAAAGCTTTGAAAATAACAGATGAAGAACTTGAAAACAAAGCAGATGAGTATAAAAAACTTTTACAAAGTGATGAATGGAGCTCATCTTTATCTAAATATTTAAATAGCTAA